The sequence CTGGAGTAATTATATGAATTTCACCGATCCCGCCCCGCTTTCCATCCCAACCTTGCTCTTCAATCTTTTGCTGGGTTTGGGCTTGTCTGTTCTGCTGGCAATCTACTACGCCAAACTCGGCGATTCGCTGACCAACCGCTCGAAGTTTGCCCCTATTTTGCCGCTGCTTTCCATGATTACGCTGCTAGTTATCTCGGTGGTGAAATCGTCGCTGGCGCTATCACTGGGGTTGGTCGGCGCGCTCTCGATTGTGCGCTTCCGCACGGCAATCAAAGACCCCGAGGAGTTGATCTTCCTGTTCTTCGCGATCGCCATCGGGCTAGGACTCGGCGCCGATCAGCGCATCCCAACACTGGCGGCGTTCGCCGTGATGATGAGCTATCTCTTGCTGCGCAAACTTATCAACAAAGGCTTCAAGCTCTCGACGCGCAACAGTCTGTATCTCAATATCGCTCTGCCTCTGGAATCAGGTAGCGATGAGACCACGTTTGCCTATATTAATGAATTACTTGGCGAAGAACTCAAAAGCATTGACCTGCGCCGCTTCGATACTACCGCCAATGAAATGCGCCTGGTCTTCTATTTCAGCGCGCGCAAGGCCGATGCCATTGCCCGTATTTCTAACCGCATTCACGAAAAATACGCTCATGCTACGATCAGCGTTGTGGAGCAGAATAACCTGCTGGGCGGATAATGCTGAAGAATTCCGCAAAAAAGATATATAGGGTACGTAGCAACCCGCGTATATCCTTTTTGCAGCCTTTCTACTCCCAGACGCTCCAAGTTCAATTATGAAAATCAAATACAAAAAAACACGCAAGAGCCTGAAAACGTTCTTCAACTCATACGGGCTATACGGGGGAATGTTGATTGTAATCATCATCGCCTTTCTGGGCGGAATGTTGTTTTACCGCGCCGGATACGCAGAACGCATCACATCATTTCTGCGCGGCACCTGGCGGCCCGAAACCCCCGAAATTCTCACTGAAGCCGCCAACGAAGTCGCCGCCGAGCTTGAAAATGAACGCCAACTTTACCAGGCCAACGGGCTGGCAACTGTTTTTCTGGATATTCCCTTCGGCGATGCTGCAAATCGAAGCTAAACGCGAAGAAGCCCTCGCCATCAGTGTACTGTATTCATCGGATGACGATATGGTCCCCGCCAAAATGCGCTACAACGACGAGCAAACTCTGAATATTAAATTGCGTCTCAAAGGTGACGTGGTAGATCATCTTGAAGGCGATAAATGGTCGTTTCGTATTCATGTCACCGAAAACGACGGTGCAGTATTAGGAATGCGACGGTTATCACTGCAAGGACCGCAAACCCGCACCTTTATGAGTGATTGGGGCTACCATCAAACTCTCTTTCGAGAAGGCATCCTGGCAACCCGCTATCATTTTGTCAATGTCATCATCAATGGCGAACATAAAGGTATCTATGCCCTCGAAGAAAGCTTCAGCGAAGATTTACTCGAATCACAAGAGCGGCGCGAAGGCATCATTTTACGCTTCAGTGAAAATTTGCCCTGGTACGACTGGGGCAACTTTATGGGCACAAATACCGATCTGGGCCGCTTCTGGCTCGTACACAACCCCGCCAACAGCGAAATTACCCCCTTCCGCGGCACTCGGGTTGGCAACAGCGAAATACTCAGCGAAGAATTTCAGGCCGCCGAAGCATTGTTGTATTCGCTGCAACACGGCCTGCTTTCTGCCGATCAGGCTCTTGATGAAGAATTATGGGGCAAATACTTCGCCATCACCGACTTATGGGGCGGCGGACACGGCACGATCTGGCACAACGACCGTTTCTACTTCAACCCGGTCACCAGCCTGCTCGAGCCGGTTGCTTTTGATGGCTTGGTTTTTCATCCCAGCTTTGAACGCAACCAACTGGCCTACCCCTTTTACAACTCCCGGCTCTTCGATGCGCCCGGCGTGCAAAAAGCCTATGTCGAAACCCTCGAGCACATTACTGCACCGGAATATCTCGAAACGCTCCGAGCAGAAATTGGCCCCGAATTGGAAGGCTACTACAATCTACTGTTAGAAGAATACGCCGATGACCCCAACTTGCAACTCCCCTGGGAAACGCTGGAAATCCGCCGCGATTTACTCGCTCGCAACCTGAATCCGGTACAGCCCATCCGCGGTTATTATCATTTTGTGGAGCAGGATGGAAAAACCTTCTTGCAGCTTGACCTGATTAATTTGATGGTGCTGCCGGTCCAACTCCGCGAGTTGGTTCTTGGTGACAAAGTTTTAACTATCGAGGCGGGTTGGTGCCTGCTCGATAGCTGCACATCGAAGGTGATCGTCACCCCCGAAGCCGAGATTCTGCTTGAGAGTAGTAATACCAATTATGCAGTACCCGCTTCATTTTCCATTCCGGCCAGCCGCCTGGACGCGGGAATCCCCCCCCGAGGGCGAAATCCTGACCTTGCAGACCAATCTTTACGGCGGATCGCAATCCTATGCCATTCCAATTTACCCGAATCAGCTGCCCGATAGCGTCATCGCGGGCGTCAAACCCACCAGCACACTGGAAGAAGCCCTGGCCGCGCACGAATTTCTCACACTGCTGGGTGATGGGCAACTTGCCATCATCCCCGGTGACTGGCATGTGAACGGCGATTTGATTATACCCAAAGGCTATACGCTCTTTATTCCAGAGAATACCAGCCTGCGTTTNNNNNNNNNNNNNNNNNNNNNNNNNNNNNNNNNNNNNNNNNNNNNNNNNNNNNNNNNNNNNNNNNNNNNNNNNNNNNNNNNNNNNNNNNNNNNNNNNNNNTCCATCATTGGCGATAACGCCACCGAAGATGCTCTTAACGTGATCCGTTCCCCATTTGAGTTTTCCTACGTCGAATTCCGCAATACCCCCTCCGATGCCTTTGACGGCGATTTCACCACCGGATCGGCGATGAATTGCAGTTTCCATGACATCCAGGGCGACGCTTTTGATGTCAGTGGGTCTCACGTCAGTATCAGCGATTCGTATTTCGCCAACATTGCCGACAAGGCTATTTCGGCAGGTGAGGGCAGCGCGATCACGCTGGAAAATTTGGTCATTCGCAATGTCAATATCGGTATCGCCAGTAAAGACCTGTCGTTGGTTCGCGTGAGCAACAGCCTTATTGATACGGCGCATGTGGTGGGATTGGCCGCATATATCAAAAAGCCACAATACGGCCCGGCTATGATTGAAGCCAACGAGCTTGAACTGCTCAATACCGCGGTGCCCGCCATCTGCCAGACCGATAGTGAGATCATCTTGAATGGCGAAAGCATTCCCACAGAAAATATTGATGTGGATGCCATGTATACGCAGGGCATTTTGGGCAAATGAACAACAATCCTTACCGCTATGAAATAAAAATGGTCGCCGATGCACTCTATCTGGGCGAAGTGCGCAGTTGGGTTTTTACGCATCCTAATGCTTTTCAAATTGCTTACCCGCCGCGCCAGGTGAATAATATTTATTTCGACACCCGCGACCGCGACCTGATGAAAGATCATATTAACGGGGCAGCCAATCGCGAAAAATTCCGCTTTCGCTGGTATGGAGAAAGCTGGCTGGCAAACGGGGGACAAATTGAAATCAAGAAAAAACGCGGTATGTTGGGGTATAAAACCACCCAGAAGATTATAGCCCCCATGGATATTGCCCGTCTCAACTGGGGAGAGATCGCAGCCGCTCTGAAACAGGAATGCACCCATGAATTCACCTTTTTGGTGGAAAATCTGATCCCGGTGCTCATCAACCACTATCAACGCGAATACTACATCAGCATGGATGGGCGCATCCGCGTGACGCTCGATTATCAGATGCGCGCCTTCGAGCAAGCTTTTGGGCTGAGTCCCAATCTCAAATTCCCCCAATTGCAACTTGATAATGTCATCATCGAAATGAAAGCCGCCGAAGCCGACCATGCGCGCATTGCCAATTCGTTAGCACAATTCCCTTTGCGCTGTACACAAAACTCGAAATATCTGAATGGCTTGGGAGCGTTTTAGGTGGCGCTCTACGCCAGTTGTCAAGACGAAATAAAAAAACGTGGAGCCAGAATAATCCAGCCCCACGTCAACTACAAAATATTCGTATCGATTTACCAGCCCTGGAAAGCCCAGATACCCGCATAAGGCACTTCAGCACAACGCTGATAGCCAGCCCCCACTGAAACTTCTGTGCGACGGTTCTTTTCCATTTGGTTATTCACCCATTTGCCGTTATCCAACTGACGAAGTGCAACCGCATGGATATGACCAAATTCTCCAACAGAGGCATAAGGGTTAATAAAGCAAGCCGTCCCTGGCGCAGTGGCAATAAAAACAACAAAGTTCTGCACACGTCCGCCCGGAAAGGCTGGATAGGACGATGCAGGCATCGCATACTGACCCGGGCCTAGCGCGGGGATCATCGGCGGACGCTGCTCAGCCGCGGCCGCGCCTGTAACGCTAATTAGTGTAACAACCATTACGGCCGCAAGAACAAACCATAACATATATTTTTTCATTGTATACTCCTTCTAAAACTTGCAAAGTTTCACTGTTTTAAGAAATAGGACGCGCTTATTATAATACAGAGTTTATGAATTGTAATTCACCCCTAAGTACCGTTGCACACCCCATAAACAGGAGATAAATGTTCAAACCCATTCGCTGGAATACTTTTTTTCGCGATTTTCTAATCATCCAAATTGGCTTCGCCCTTTTTGGATTGTCAATCGCTTTACTCATTCGCGCCAACCTGGGGACAAGTCCCTGGGTGATGCTGGAAGTGGCGCTGGCGCAACTCGCCGGGCTGACTCCGGGCACAATGAGCATCATCGTCGGGCTGCTGGTACTCAGCGGCTCCGCAATTATGCGCGAACAAATCGGCTGGGGTACGCTGACCAATATCCTCTTCATTGGCCCGTGGGAAGACCTTTCGCTGTATTTTCTACCCTCCCTTACCGGGAACTTCATCGCCCAATTGGGGATGCTGCTCTCCGGTGTGCTGCTGATGGGAATTGCTTCGGCGATTTATATCGGTGTGGATGCAGGTGCAGGCCCGCGCGATAGCCTGATGCTGGCGGTGAAACGCATTAGTGGTTGGAGCCTGCGCCGCGGGCGCGCCACGATTGAGGTCTTTCTGGTGATTGGGGGCTGGCTGCTCGGCGGCCCGGCAGGCGTTGGGACAGTGATCTTTGCCATGCTGATTGGCCCGGCGGTGCAGTGGGCGTTCAAAATCTTCAAAGTCGAACCCCATAGGGGGATACCCGAAAAATAAGGGTGTGAGCAGCAAAGCTGCCCACACCCTTATTTTTCGGGTCTAATTCAGCGCGTCCACCATCAGGGCAATGAACAAAAAGGCCAGATACATACTCGAATGGCGGTACATCTTCCAGGCTAGTTTATTACCCCCTTGCCGCCAAACTTTCCAGGCTGATGTTAGCAACCAGATGCCCAATAAACCTGCCAGCACAAGGTAGATACTCCCCCCCAGACCAAAGATCGGCAGCAGCATCGTCAGCACAACCAGCTCAATTGTGTAGATGAAGATTTTCGTGCGGGTCTCTTTTTCGCCGCGCACCACCGGCAGCATGGGGACACCGGCGCGGGCATAATCTTTGCTGCGCACGATGGCTAACGCCCAAAAGTGGGGTGGAGTCCACATAAAGACCACCGCAAAGAGAAAAAGCGCCGGAATATTAAGGCTCCCCGTAGCCGCAGCCCAACCCACCAGCGGAGGAATCGCCCCCGCGCCGCCACCGATGACGATATTCTGCACAGTGGCTTTTTTCAGCCAGATACTATATAAAAAAACATAATAAATGATCCCCGCCAACGAGAGCAGCGCCGCCAGTAAATTTACAAACGCGGCCAGCAAGTAAAACGAAGTTAGCGTCATCACCACCCCAAAAGCCAACCCCTCGCCAGGAGTCAGCCGCCCGGCGGGCAGGGGGCGTTTTTGCGTGCGCTGCATTTTGATGTCGTCGTAGCGGTCAATATATTGGTTGATTGCCCCAGAACCGCCCGCGGCCAGAAATCCGCCCAGCAGCACCCAAAAGGTAAGCGCCACTGAGGGCCAGGCTTTGGCCCCAATCACCATCCCGGCGTAGGTGGTCACCAACAATAGCGCGACCACAATCGGCTTGGTGAGCGCCAGAAAATCACGGGCCACATCCACGCGCTGTACAGCTTCGGCGGCTTCCAGGCTTTCTTCTTCACCCGAACGCGCCGCCCGCCCCACAAAATAAACTTGCAACAGCAACGCCATCCACACGGCGACCGCCGTGGCAGCATGCAATGCGATCAAATAGAAAGGAAATTCACGCGTCACTTTCAGCGCGCCGAGCATGGATTGCAACAGATACAGCGCGGCGGTTGCGGTGGTGGTAACCAAAATGGGAGTCTGCGTGCGTTGGGAGCGCCACGCTCCCCGGAGCAGAATCAGCATCACCCCGCCGACCAGCCCCACAGTCAGACGGTGAGCAACCTGCATCCACTCCAGGCGATCCTCCGGGAGAGCCAGGCCATCCCCGCACAACGGCCAGCCGCCACAGGCATTCGCCGCGCCGAACTGTCGAATCAATGCTCCGCCGATCAACAGGATCAACATACTGACCAAAACCAGCAAAGAGAGCCGGGCAAACGGGGAGCGAAATTGCAAATTCTTAATCATGTGTCTCTCGGCGAACGTACATCGGGTAACCCACGCCCAAAATCGTGGCGAAAATAAACCACTGTACAGCATACCCCAGATGCGGACCTTCGGTCAACTCGAATTCAGGCAGGCTGCGGTAGGGCGGTTGCAGATTGGCCGCGTCAGGGGCTTGCTGGATATACACGTTCAGCAACGGATTGGGGATTTGCCGCGCGATGGCCTGCAAATTGACAAAATTCCACGCCCGGAGTGTTTCGCCCGGTTGAGGGGTGGGGTCGGGACGCCCCCCAAAGGTGGGTTCTGCCTGCGAAAGGCGGAGCATCCCCTCGATGACATCTGTCCCCGCAACTTCATACGCCGTCCAATCGCCGCGTTGATAAGCCTCCAAAGGAATCCAGCCGCGGTCAACCAAAACAGCCTGATCGCTGCCGGTAATTTTGAGCGGGGTGAGCAGATGCACACCGGGCTGATCCCCCCAGGCCTGGTTACGAATGGCAATCTCCTGGCTGTGGTCAAATTCGCCACTCACCGTAACGGCGCGATATTCCATGCTTTCAAGGTCGCTATCAAGAGCATTGGCGGTCAAATCCAGCGAGGGGGCAACAGACACCGCGGCGATATGCGCGTTGAAGGCGCGGCGCTGTTCCAGGCGGTCGAGCTGCCAGAATCCCAAGCGAATCATCACCATGACGGCCAGCGGCACAATGAGGGTGAGGAATATATAACGACGGCTAAATAATGTCTTAAGCATATTTCCATTAAACGTACTTGTCATTCCGAACGCGATGAGGAATCCCTGACAACCTGATTGGATCAGGACTTACGAACTTTCGCAAAAAAAAGCCCGAAAATCTGTGGTGGTCAACAGTACCTTGAACATTGTGTCCAACCTTGTCATTCCGAGCGCAGCGAGCGAAGCGAGGAATCCCTGCAAAGTGGTTTGATTTATCGCCTACGCAGGCACTTTTTTTCGCTTGACTTCAGGGATTCTTCGTCGCTTTGCTCCTCAGAATGACACCGTAGAGTGTTCAGGCTACTGTTGACCACTACAGAAAGCCCGAAAATAGGTGTGGAAACAGGGATTCTTCGCTGCGCTCAGAATGACAGGAGATGGGACCTAGTCGGCTGACTGTAACGGCATGTCTATTTTATTCTTCTGCTTGAGCGGGAAAACCAACAAACTATACACAAAAAAGAACATCGCCGTTGGTGGGGTAGCCAGGGCAAAGGCTTGCAGGCGAGAGATAGCCGTGGTGCGTGTGCGAACATCAAAGTTCAGAAATTTGGAGGGCGTGAAGGTGCAGCCCAGCGTGTATTTGTTGGCATCTTCCATTTGCAGGCTGGCGCTGCTCCCGGCAGGAACGTAAAGCGGACCGAGTTCATGGTCGGTGTGGTCTTCGTTCTTCACCCGCAGCGTATCGCCGATCACAAAGGTCAGTTCTTTGGGCAGCGAGATTGGGGCTTCTCCGGCAGCGATTTCATCGGCGGTTCCAGCGGGAATAATAATTTCGATCATTTCGGGGGCGCGGTCGTTTTTATCTTTGAGCAACAGATGCGCGCCTTCGTTGATGATGCCCACAAAGACGAGGGCAACAAGGAAAACGATCAGCAAGCGGTGGGCGTAGGGGCGGAAGGAAGGGGGCATGAGGGGACAGGGGACGAAAAACAAGAGACAGAGGGCAGGGGATTTCCGTCTTCCGTCTTCAGTCAAATTTTTATTCTTTCAACAGGTGAATAATATCTTCTGTCATTGCCTCGGGGGCCATGCCAAAAGGAAACGTCAGGCGCAGGTTGCCGTTGGGATCAATCACATACACACGGGCGGTATGATCCATCAAGTATCCCGCCGCGCTGCCGACATCATTCTTCTGGCGGTAAACGCCGTAGGCAGCATAGACGGGTTGCAACTCGTCCAGTTCCCCGCTCAGGGCGATGAAATCGGAATCAAAAGCGGTGACGAATTGGCCCAGCAAGTCGATTGTATCGCGTTCCGGGTCTACGGTGATGAATACAAATCGAATCTCGTCGGCTTGTTCACCCAAACTGGCCTTGATTTGCTTGAAGTCGTACAGCGTGGTCGGGCAAACATCGGGGCAGCGCGTGTAGCCGAAGAAAAGCAGCACGATCTTTCCGTGCTGCTCACTCAGTTGAAAAGTTGTGCCGCCATTGGCCTTGAGTGTGAAATCGCTGGTCGGAGCAGGCGGATCAATCAGCGAGCCTTGATAGGTATAGGGCTGCTTGAAGACAAATGCACCGATTGCTACCAGCACAATCCCTACCAACAACCCAATACCTAATTCCACGATCAATTTGATTTTCATACGCCTTCATGTTCAGCAAAAACCTTGAAGCTTTGCATACCTTTCAAGGTTTGTTTTGGAAAAGCGCCGCGCATGAAAATGGCCATCAAACGCATTAGGCCACTAAATATAAATTCGGAGTCCATCACCCAACGCGTTTGATTCTCACCTACTTCAGAAAAAGAATTTGAGATTTTATTAAAGACACCTTTCGCCTCATAGGTTGCGGAAAATTCATCCGGAAGGTTGCGGGCAATAATGGTTTCCACCATCTCAATTTCACGACCACCCTCATCATAAAAAAGGCGTGATTTTGCCCCAGGTTCCCCTTCCTGCCCTTCAAAGTGCTCAAAAGATTTCAAGCCCGCCTGCCACTTGGCTAAATTATCCGGATTATCGAATAATTCAATCACGCGCTGGCGAGGTAGGTCGAGCAAGATTTCACATGTATATTTCATTGCATTGCCTCACTAAGTTATCCAGCAACCGTTCCGATTAAATATAGCGCCGGATAGAAGAAAATCCACACCACATCGATGAAATGCCAGTATACGGCAGCGGCTTCTACCTGCCAGTGCTTTTCGGCAGAATATAATCCTTTGCGCCCATTGCGATAGACAATTGCCAAAAAGATCACGCCAGTGAGTACGTGAAAAGCGTGCATCCCCGTCATCATATAGAAAACCGCGCCATGTGCGCCGTCGGAGGCGCTAAAGGGGGCTAATTGCCACTCTACGCCGACAACGCCAATCAGGAAGACAACACCCAGGATCAGAGTAATCAGCGTGCCATTCAGGAAAGTCTTTTGATCGCCGTGGGCAATCGCCGTTTCAGCACGGTTCATAAAGAAGCTGCTCACCAACAGCATAGCGGTGACAACCAAGCCCAGCGTCTGCTCCAGGTGCGGACGGGTATTCCCCAACAAATAGAAACGCGAAACTAGCAGCCCGGCAAATACGAAGCTGTCCGAGAGCAGGAAGAGCCATAACCCGAGGCGGTTGGTGCCGGTTTTATAGGCATAGCTGGAACGAATATCGGAAGTATTAGTGCTCATGGCTGCCCTCCTCGGCAAACAAGCGCGGCAGATGCATATAATGTTGAACGACAAACCAGGCTTTGATGAGAGCGATAATCACCAACACGGACCACCACGCGCCGCCAAAAACAGCAACGGCATATTCACCTGCGGTCAGCACGGCCAGGATGATAAAGACATAAACGCCGAATTTTAAGGCTTTTTGCTTTGTAGTATTTTCCATCAGTTTTTCCTTTTGGTTTTATCAGGAAACCAGGAAGCCATGAATTATTTTTAGGGCTTTCCTGACTTCCTGACAAGGCTTTCTATCAATCAGCAGCGGGTGCCTCGGGGGCAGCAGCAAACTTCACGAACGGCGCATCCGCTAACCCGTAGTCATAGGGCTCGCCAACCACCTCAAAGGGATAATCCGCATAGTTATGCTCCGGAGCCGGCGAGGGCAAGAAAAACTCCGGTGAACGCGAATTCCAGGGATTATTGGGTGCAACTTCGCCTTTCTTCAAGCTCTGTATCACATTGATGATGAAGAGCGTCACCGCAATAGCAATCACGAAACCGGCAATCGTAATCAACAGATGCGAAAAATCGAAATTGAGCGCCGGATCATAATCGGCGATACGGCGGCGCATCCCCAGCAGGCCCACGCGCATTTGGCCGAGCGATTGCACATAGAAGGCCGGGAACATCAGCCAAAAGTGCCATTTACCCAATTTTTCGCTGTACATCTTGCCCGTGATCTTGGGGAACCAGTAGTAAAGCGCAGCGAAGAAGGGGAAGATAAAACCGCCGAACATGGTGGCGTGGAAATGCCCCACGATCCAGTAGGTATCGTGAAGGTGCAAGTCGGTGGCGACGGTGGCGTTAGGCGGGCCAGTGAGACCGCCCAGCAAGAAGATCGAAACCGCGCCCAATGTGAAGAGCATCGGCGTTTCAAAAGTCATCTTGCCGCGCCACATGGTCCCGACCCAGCTAAAGAATTTGACTCCTGTGGGTACAGCCACCAGCATGGTGCTGTACATAAACGGAACACGCAAATATTCGGCCATGCCCGAGGTGAACATATGATGCGCCCAGACAAAGAAGCCCACCAGCGCGATGCCCAGCGATGACATGGCAATCCACTTGTAGCCAAAGAGCGGCTTGCGCACAAAAACCGGCAGCAACTCACTGATAATGCCCAGGCCCGGCAAAATGAAGACATACACCGCCGGATGCGAGTAGAACCAGAACAAGTGCTGGAACAAAATCACATTTCCGCCCTTCGCCGGGTCGAAGAAACCCATGCCAAAGAGGCGCTGGAACATCACCATCTGGAATGACAGGCCGATTAACTGTGTCGCTGTCAGGCTGATTAGCGCGGTGGAAACGGCGGCCCAGACAAAAATGGGCATGCGCATAAAACCCATGCCTTTGGCGCGCATCCGCAGGGTGGTGACGATGATATTCAGCGAGCCGAGAATGGATGAAAACCCGATGAAGTACACGCCCATGAAGAACATCTGCATCCCCAGGGGAGCGCGCGCGCTCAGGGGTGGGTAGCCGGTCCAACCGGTGTCGAACCCACCGAGGAAGAGACTGCTGACCACCAGCAGCGCGCCAGGGACGTTAATCCAGTAGGCGAAAGCATTCAAACGGGGGAAAGCCATATCGCTGGCGCCGATCAGCAGCGGGACAAGATAATTCGACATCGCACCCACACCGAGCAAGATCGAAGCGATCATCACCATACCGTGCAGGCCGATCAGGGTGTTGAACATATCCAGTTCGACCACTTGCAGACCAGCCGCGGCCAACTCGGTGCGGAAGATCAACGCGAAGGTTCCGGCGAGCGCCAGCAACAAGACCGAAGTCACACCGTATTGAATGCCAATCACCTTGTGGTCATACGAAATATGGAAATACTTCGCCCATCCGGGTTGATTGGGGTCGGTCTCGATATGCTCAGGAACTTCCTCGCCAAAGGCCATCTTAGCCCAATCGCTGAATGCGCCCGCACCCACCAGAAAGGTGAGCACGCCCACAAAAGCGCCGCCCACCCAAACCGGCTCCGCATTCCAGGCGGGCAATCCCATCAGCAGACGGATCAACATTACCAATCCCATCCCAGCCAATGTGCCGAAAATTTGGAAAACCACACCGCGGAAAAAACTTAATGAAAACAACTTAACTTTTTGATTTGCCATAATTTCTTCTCCGAATGTTGCAAGTTACAAGTTGA comes from Chloroflexota bacterium and encodes:
- a CDS encoding DUF4956 domain-containing protein; the encoded protein is WSNYMNFTDPAPLSIPTLLFNLLLGLGLSVLLAIYYAKLGDSLTNRSKFAPILPLLSMITLLVISVVKSSLALSLGLVGALSIVRFRTAIKDPEELIFLFFAIAIGLGLGADQRIPTLAAFAVMMSYLLLRKLINKGFKLSTRNSLYLNIALPLESGSDETTFAYINELLGEELKSIDLRRFDTTANEMRLVFYFSARKADAIARISNRIHEKYAHATISVVEQNNLLGG
- a CDS encoding polyphosphate polymerase domain-containing protein, whose product is MNNNPYRYEIKMVADALYLGEVRSWVFTHPNAFQIAYPPRQVNNIYFDTRDRDLMKDHINGAANREKFRFRWYGESWLANGGQIEIKKKRGMLGYKTTQKIIAPMDIARLNWGEIAAALKQECTHEFTFLVENLIPVLINHYQREYYISMDGRIRVTLDYQMRAFEQAFGLSPNLKFPQLQLDNVIIEMKAAEADHARIANSLAQFPLRCTQNSKYLNGLGAF
- a CDS encoding protoheme IX farnesyltransferase yields the protein MIKNLQFRSPFARLSLLVLVSMLILLIGGALIRQFGAANACGGWPLCGDGLALPEDRLEWMQVAHRLTVGLVGGVMLILLRGAWRSQRTQTPILVTTTATAALYLLQSMLGALKVTREFPFYLIALHAATAVAVWMALLLQVYFVGRAARSGEEESLEAAEAVQRVDVARDFLALTKPIVVALLLVTTYAGMVIGAKAWPSVALTFWVLLGGFLAAGGSGAINQYIDRYDDIKMQRTQKRPLPAGRLTPGEGLAFGVVMTLTSFYLLAAFVNLLAALLSLAGIIYYVFLYSIWLKKATVQNIVIGGGAGAIPPLVGWAAATGSLNIPALFLFAVVFMWTPPHFWALAIVRSKDYARAGVPMLPVVRGEKETRTKIFIYTIELVVLTMLLPIFGLGGSIYLVLAGLLGIWLLTSAWKVWRQGGNKLAWKMYRHSSMYLAFLFIALMVDALN
- a CDS encoding SURF1 family protein, which translates into the protein MLKTLFSRRYIFLTLIVPLAVMVMIRLGFWQLDRLEQRRAFNAHIAAVSVAPSLDLTANALDSDLESMEYRAVTVSGEFDHSQEIAIRNQAWGDQPGVHLLTPLKITGSDQAVLVDRGWIPLEAYQRGDWTAYEVAGTDVIEGMLRLSQAEPTFGGRPDPTPQPGETLRAWNFVNLQAIARQIPNPLLNVYIQQAPDAANLQPPYRSLPEFELTEGPHLGYAVQWFIFATILGVGYPMYVRRETHD
- a CDS encoding SCO family protein, which produces MKIKLIVELGIGLLVGIVLVAIGAFVFKQPYTYQGSLIDPPAPTSDFTLKANGGTTFQLSEQHGKIVLLFFGYTRCPDVCPTTLYDFKQIKASLGEQADEIRFVFITVDPERDTIDLLGQFVTAFDSDFIALSGELDELQPVYAAYGVYRQKNDVGSAAGYLMDHTARVYVIDPNGNLRLTFPFGMAPEAMTEDIIHLLKE
- a CDS encoding SRPBCC family protein, which encodes MKYTCEILLDLPRQRVIELFDNPDNLAKWQAGLKSFEHFEGQEGEPGAKSRLFYDEGGREIEMVETIIARNLPDEFSATYEAKGVFNKISNSFSEVGENQTRWVMDSEFIFSGLMRLMAIFMRGAFPKQTLKGMQSFKVFAEHEGV
- a CDS encoding heme-copper oxidase subunit III encodes the protein MSTNTSDIRSSYAYKTGTNRLGLWLFLLSDSFVFAGLLVSRFYLLGNTRPHLEQTLGLVVTAMLLVSSFFMNRAETAIAHGDQKTFLNGTLITLILGVVFLIGVVGVEWQLAPFSASDGAHGAVFYMMTGMHAFHVLTGVIFLAIVYRNGRKGLYSAEKHWQVEAAAVYWHFIDVVWIFFYPALYLIGTVAG
- a CDS encoding cytochrome C oxidase subunit IV family protein, with the protein product MENTTKQKALKFGVYVFIILAVLTAGEYAVAVFGGAWWSVLVIIALIKAWFVVQHYMHLPRLFAEEGSHEH
- a CDS encoding cytochrome C oxidase subunit I — its product is MANQKVKLFSLSFFRGVVFQIFGTLAGMGLVMLIRLLMGLPAWNAEPVWVGGAFVGVLTFLVGAGAFSDWAKMAFGEEVPEHIETDPNQPGWAKYFHISYDHKVIGIQYGVTSVLLLALAGTFALIFRTELAAAGLQVVELDMFNTLIGLHGMVMIASILLGVGAMSNYLVPLLIGASDMAFPRLNAFAYWINVPGALLVVSSLFLGGFDTGWTGYPPLSARAPLGMQMFFMGVYFIGFSSILGSLNIIVTTLRMRAKGMGFMRMPIFVWAAVSTALISLTATQLIGLSFQMVMFQRLFGMGFFDPAKGGNVILFQHLFWFYSHPAVYVFILPGLGIISELLPVFVRKPLFGYKWIAMSSLGIALVGFFVWAHHMFTSGMAEYLRVPFMYSTMLVAVPTGVKFFSWVGTMWRGKMTFETPMLFTLGAVSIFLLGGLTGPPNATVATDLHLHDTYWIVGHFHATMFGGFIFPFFAALYYWFPKITGKMYSEKLGKWHFWLMFPAFYVQSLGQMRVGLLGMRRRIADYDPALNFDFSHLLITIAGFVIAIAVTLFIINVIQSLKKGEVAPNNPWNSRSPEFFLPSPAPEHNYADYPFEVVGEPYDYGLADAPFVKFAAAPEAPAAD